The following is a genomic window from Candidatus Gorgyraea atricola.
TGATTTTCTTAGAGTGAGAATAGATGACTCTACGCATACCCGTATACGTGAAATGTGTGGGATGTACTATAGTTTGGAGTCAACTGTAACAACACAAGTTGCTTTAATGGAGATAGGGAAAATTGAACAGATAGGAAGGCAGACAATCCCGTTCTATGAAAGTAAATACCAGAAGCCACTATTTGTTACTACGATGGTCGCAAGAGATTTTATAAATGACGGTAGGGCTGTTGGCGGCTATAAAAATCGAGATAAAAGTATCAAAGGGCTTTCGTTTGTTTTGGTGGCCACTGATCTTGCTGTATCTGAGGTAATAGGTTTTGAGCTCAACCCTAAAATCAGAGTTGGGCCAAAAGGCGAATTACATGCCAAGGTGAAATTGGGGCATGATTTGCATATTGAACCTAATGAGAATATTTTAAATGCATTGGCCGAATATAAGAAAATAATCAGAGATGAATTCAAATCCACTTCTAAAATAGAATTATTTTTCAAGACAAAAAATATGAAAAAGACTGAAAAATTTAATATCTATCAAGCGCTCGCAAAGGTAATAAAGAAAGGCGATGAAATAGAAATATTTCTAAAACCTTCAACTGATATCCCAGATTATGTAACACTATTTGTTATGAAAAACCTTATCAAAGTCTTTGAGTCAGAAGATTATGCTTTAGGTACTAGTGGCAAAGGCATCAAAGACAGCGCTTCTGAGTTAAAGCAGATGATCTGGTATTTTAAAAAATTTAATTTTAAATCCCAGCATGAACTTTTATCAATTTTATCAATTCGAGAATTTGCAAAGGGGCTACTTGAAAAAGATTTACCAGAACTCAAGAAGGCATATGTAGAATATTTCGAACATTATTCTAATAATACTAAGGATGTAAAAACTAAGGAGGAGGATTTTAGGATTAAATATAGGATTGCTCGTGAGAAAATTCTAAGCTTTTTCGGAAATCATAAATTTAATATAGATAATGATGCTGAGTGTTACTTGAATGAGAGCCTTAAATTTCCACTTCATGTCATAGGTTTATATTTAGCAAATTTGCCGCGTAAGTGGGGATTTAAAAAAAATAGATTAACAAAATCAATAAAAGAAAAGTTTGAAGATATAAAGGAAGGAATCAAGGAGTTTGAAATAAATCTTTCTATTCTATCTACCATAGAAAATATCCCAGTCGGACTAGATAATTATAAAGACTTTCTTGCGCATTGTAGATCTGCGCAAGTAAACATGTAACAAGCCCTCCTAAAAAAATCTAAAAAAAATTGAACCCCATTCCAAATTCTGAGTGATGCGCGATTTATTTTTTGGAACTACTTGCGTGCAATTCTAATGGATTACTTGGTGATCTTTAAGAATTTGGAACGGGGCACGCCCCATTCCAAATTCTGAGTGATGCGCGATTTATTTTTTGGAACTACTTGCGTGCAATTCTAATGGATTACTTGGTGATCTTTAAGAATTTGGAACGGGGCACGCCCCACAGCCCTAAAAAAAATTGAAAGAAAATAAGGCACTTGATGTGTCTTATATGTATGAGGGCACGGATTATGTGTATTGGTCAAAGTATACTTTTTCTTACTTTTACTTTACAAAGCATACCTTTCATGGTATACTCATATTGGAGGTGGTAAACTATGAAGGGTGTATTTTCAATAAAAATCGAGAAGTCTCTGATTCACATGATCAAAGATTTTTGTCATTCTCACGGACTTAAACAAGGTTTTTTCGTAGAAAAGGCCCTGCGGGAGCAGCTTCAGCGCGAGGAGATGATAGAGGACATGATCGATTTTAAAAAGCTGCGTCTTGATGAGAAGTCCGCAATAGATTTCGATGACTATCTCAAGAAGCGAAAGGCATGAAATATAAATTAAAGATTATCCCTAAGGCTCAAAAAGACCTTGATGATATGATAGGTAAAGATTTTGATTTTATCAAAAGAAGGATCCTATTCTTATCAGATAATCCCAGACCTTTTGGATCTAAGAAACTCACAAATGAACAAGGCTATAGAGTCAGAGTGGGAAATTTCAGAATATTATATCGTATCAATGACTCCTTAAAAGAGGTTATCATCTACAGAGTAAAGCATAGAAAAGACGTTTATCGTTAGTCATCTTTCAAGCCCCCCTAAAAAAATCTAAAATATTTGAAAGAAAGTGGGGTAGTTAATGTGTCTTATATATAAGGAGAGGAACCCCTATTGACATTACGTACGTAATATGGTACGCTTTAAGTAGAGGGGGGGGGTGATTGATATGACGACGCTTACTGCTAGTGAAGCTAGGGCTAATCTGTATAAACTGCTGGATAAATCAGCTGAGTCGCATGAGCCTATTCAGATATCAGGTAAAAGGCATAATGCTATCCTTATATCAGAAGAGGATTGGCGAGCGATTCAGGAGACCCTGTATCTTCTCTCGATACCGGGCATGAGGGAGTCTGTTCGCAAGGGACTGAAGACTCCTATTAAGAAGTGCAGCAAAAAATTAAAATGGTAGAGTGGAAACTTGTTTATATAAAACAGGCTCAGAAAGATGCCAAGAAACTTTCTAAGGCAGGCCTGCGGCCAAAGGCCGAGGCTGTACTCGAGATCCTAAAACATAATCCATTCCAGACCCATCCTCCTTTTGAAAAATTAGTAGGTGATTTAAAAGGCGCTTATTCCCGCAGGATAAACATTCACCATCGCATTATTTATCAGGTGATAAAGCGATACAAAGTAGTGAAGGTCATTCGCATGTGGACTCATTATGAATGATGCAGAAAGATTCCTTATCCTTAACATGATCGAGGACTTGGGGAGTATTAGGACGCAGGCGCTCTTAGAGTGTTTTGGGTCGGCAGGGAAGATCTTTAAGGCTGGGCAAAAGGATCTTGAGGGAGTAGGGGGAATTGGCTCTAAGATCGCGCCTAAGATATGGCATGGTATAAGAGAAATAGATGTGTCTAATGAGTTGGAGCTAATCAAAAAGAACAATATAAAGATTATAACCCTATTAGACAAGGACTATCCTAAGAACCTTAAGAATATCTATGACCCGCCAGTGGTTCTATATGTGATGGGCGAGATCATTTCTGAGGATGATCTGGCAGTGGCGATAGTTGGGTCGCGGCGCGCATCTTTTTACGGCATGAAGACTGCTGAGAGGCTTGGATTTGAGTTAGCCGCGAGAGGCGTTACAGTTGTCTCAGGCCTGGCAAGAGGTATTGATTCAAGTTCACATAAAGGCGCTTTAAAGGCAAAAGGCCGCACACTCGCGATCCTGGGCTCAGGCCTTATAAATATATATCCTGAAGAGCATAGGATTCTCGCGGAAGAGATCTCAGAGAATGGCGCTGTGATCTCTGAATACCCAATGCTTACAATTCCTGACAAGGGCAATTTCCCAAAGAGGAACAGGATCATAAATGGCTTTTCCAAGGGAGTAGTCGTAGTAGAGGCAGCCGAGCGCAGCGGCGCGCTCATTACAGCTGATTGCGCGCTGCAGGAAGGCAGGGAGGTCTTTGCTGTCCCTGGCAAAGTAGACTCAAATACCTCAAAAGGTACTAATAAACTGATCAAACAAGGCGCAAAACTCGCTGAAACCGTAGAGGATATACTCGAGGAATTGAACCTATCCGACCGCGTAGGTCGAATAGGTATATATAATAATAAAGAATATTTATCTCCTAGATTGGACAAATGCGAGAGTTTGGTGTATAATCTTTTAACCAGCGAACCTCAGCATATAGATGAGCTATCTTGCGCGCTCAAGCTGAGAGTGAGCGAGATATCGAGTATTTTATTGAATCTCGAGATAAAGAAGTTCGCAAGACAGCTACCAGGAAAGAATTTTGTAAAGGAGAATTAAATGCCTAAATCACTTGTAATAGTTGAATCACCTGCCAAGGCAAATACTATAAATAAGATACTGGGCAAGGACTATGTAGTGCGTTCTTCAATGGGCCACATCGTAGATCTGCCAAGCTCTAAGATGGGCATAGACGTGGAGGATGATTTCAAGGCCCAGTATGTCACGATACCCAGGAAGAAAAAGCAGGCCGCTGCCTTAAAAAAGGAAGCAAAGGGCATGGAAAAGATATTTCTCGCAACTGATCCTGATAGAGAGGGCGAGGCCATAAGCTGGCATCTTTGTAATCTCTTTGGGAAGAAGAAAAATATATACAGGATAGCGTTTCACGAGATCACAAAGGACGCGATTAAAGAAGCGTTCAAGCATCCTGGGAAGATCGACATTGATAAGGTTAACGCGCAGCAGGCAAGAAGGATGTTAGACAGACTTGTTGGGTATAGCATCAGTCCGCTTCTCTGGAGAAAGGTCGGAAGAGGGCTTTCAGCAGGAAGGGTGCAGTCAGTGGCTGTAAGGATGATCGTTGAAAGAGAGAATGAGATAAGGGCTTTTGTGTCGCAGGAATATTGGGACGTGGAGGCAGAGCTGGAAAAATCAAAGGTGCCAGATTCGAAATTCACTGCAAAGCTCGATAAGGTAGATGGAAAAAAGATAAAACTTTCAAAACAGCCTGAAGCAGAAAAGATAGTCGCTGATTTAAAGAAAGAGGATTTTGTTGTCTCAGATGTGCAGAAAAAGCAGAAGAAAAAATACGCGCAGCCGCCTTTTACCACATCAAAGCTCCAGCAGGACGCGTTTTACAAATTACGTTTTCCCGCGTCAAAGACCATGAGTATCGCGCAGCAGCTGTATGAAGGCCTGAATATAGGCGAGGAAGCCAATGAGGGCCTTATCACATATATGCGAACTGATGCTGTGAGGCTATCAAAGGATTCCACAGAGGCTGCAAAGAGTTATATAACTAAAAAATACGGCAAGGACTATATACCTGCCACGCCTAATAAATTTAAATCAAAGAAGGGCGCGCAAGAGGCGCACGAGGCCATAAGGCCGACATTGCCATTACGCGAACCAGAGAGCGTAAAGAGTTACTTGAGCCAGGATCAGTACAAGCTTTATACGCTTATATGGAATCGTTTTGTATCCAGCCAGATGTCTCCCGCGGTATTTTCAGTGATGAGCGTGGAGATAAAAGCAGGCCGATGTATCTTTAAAGCACAGGGATCGCAGAAGATCTTTTCTGGTTTTAGCGTTGTCTATGAAGTGGCAGAGGAAAAAGAAAACAATAATAAGGGAGAAAAGATCCTACCAGCTTTAGAGGCCAATGAAAAACTCGTTCTTATAAAACTAGACCCCAGCCAGCATTTTACAAAACCTCCAGCGAGATTTTCAGACGCGTCCCTGGTAAAGGCTCTGGAAGATCACGGCATAGGAAGACCAAGCACTTACGCGCCTATTCTTTATACAGTGGTTGCCAGGAATTATGTAAAACGGAAAGAGGGGTATTTTCATCCATCTGAATTAGGTATGGTAGTGACTGATCTTTTAATGAAGAATTTTGCGGATATCCTGGATTATAAATTTACAGCAAAGATGGAAGAAGAGCTGGATGAGATCGAGGAAGGCAAGAAGCAGAAATTAGAGATCATGAAGGCTTTTTACGGGCCTTTTGAGAAAGATCTTGCGTATGCGAAGGTAAACATGAGAAAGGTCAAGGGTGAATCTGTTCCCACTTCTGAGATCTGTGAAAAATGCGGAAAGCCAATGGTAATAAAATGGGGCAGGCTTGGCAGGTTCCTCAGCTGTTCTGATTTTCCAAACTGTAGATTCGCAAGGCCGATCCCGACAAGCGTGACTTGCCCGGAATCAGGCTGCGGCGGCAGGCTTATTGAAAGGCGTTCTAAGCGTGGCCGGCATTTCTATGGCTGCTCAAACTATCCAAAGTGCAGATTTATGACGCGCAGGCTGCCCTCACCCTAATCCTTTCCCACTGTAGCCCAGGTTTAAACCTGGGCTACAGTGGGAAAGGGAATAAAGTTTATATGCTAGAGCGGTATATCCAGAAGTTCATGACCTATCTAAGGATCGAGAAGAATGCCTCGCAGCATACCATTACGAACTATCAGATAGACCTCAAGGAGTTTGACGGATCGATCAAGGAAAAAGCGCTGGAGAAGATCTCACATGTGGATGTAAGGCTTTTTCTGGCGCGCATGAAGGAGAAGAGTTTTTCAAAAAGGTCTGTTGCCAGGAAGATGGCGTGCTTGAGGAGTTTTTTTAGATTCCTATGCAGGGAGGGATATATCAAGGCAAATCCTGCCACAGGTCTTCAGACGCCAAAGCTGGAAAAAAGGCTCCCGATTTTTTTAGATATAGACCAGGTGGTAATGCTTATTGAGTCGCCTGATACCTCTGATGTGTATGGAGTAAGGGACAGGGCGATACTCGAGACACTTTACTCTAGCGGAATACGCGTGAGCGAACTCGTAAGCCTTAATAGAGACAGGGTGGATTTTATAAGTGGTGTTCTAAAAGTATATGGCAAGGGTAAGAAAGAGCGACTCGCGCCAGTGGGTGACAGGGCATTGAGGGCAATGCGGAATTATCTGGAGAAGCTTGGCAGTTCGAGCATAAAGGATAAAAAAGCGGTCTTTGTCAATAAGAGCGGACGCCGCATGAGCGACAGGGCAGTGAGGCGCGTGATAGATAAATATATACGAAAAACAAGTCTTAGCGAAAAGATATCACCGCATTCTCTGAGACATTCTTTCGCGACGCATCTTTTGGACAGGGGCGCGGATCTGAGGTCTGTACAGGAGCTTTTAGGGCACGCGAATCTGTCTACGACGCAGATCTATACGCACGTTACAACAGAGCGTTTAAAGTCGATCTATGACAAGGTGCACCCGCGCGCGTAAATTGTGTAAGGTGTAATGTGTAATGAAAAAGGCAGTGATACTACTTTCAGGTGGAATGGATTCAGCAGTTACGCTTTTTCTTGCGAGAAAAAGAGGATACAAGGTCTACTGTCTTATTTTTGATTATGGACAGAGGCATAAAAAAGAGATAGGCTTTGCTAAAAGATTAGCAAAGTCAGATTATTTTGTATTAAAAATTAAGCTACCCTGGAAGAATAGCGCGCTATTAGACAGGAAAATCAAAGTCCCTGAGAATAGAAAGTCTTCGGGCGTGCCTGTTACATATGTCGCTGCCAGGAATACGGTCTTTATTAGTTTTGCGCTCTCATTCGCAGAGGCAATAGGCGCAAAGGCCATTTTTATTGGCGCAAATGCAAGGGATTTTTCAGGTTACCCTGACTGTAGACCCCTGTATTTTAAGAAATTCAATGAGCTGGTAAAGAAGGCGACAAGGTCCAGGGGAATAAAAATAGAAACACCGCTTCTTTACAAGACAAAGAAGGAGATAGTCTCTATTGGGAAAAAACTCGGCGTACCTTTTGAACTTACATGGTCATGCTACAAGGGCGATAGAAAACCGTGCCTCAGGTGCGATGCCTGCAGGCTAAGAGCAAAGGGGTTTAAATTATGAGTAAAGCCAGGATCATAGAGATGTTTACTTCTATCCAGGGCGAAGGGCTTTATGTGGGAGAGAGACAGCTCTTTATCAGGTTCCATGGATGCAATATCTCCTGCAGGTTCTGTGATGAGAAAAAAAGGAAGAAAGACGAATTTTCAGAATACGAGGCCTCTGAACTCATAAAGGAGATCGTGATATCCGGCAAGAGAAATATCTCTCTTACAGGTGGCGAGCCGCTGTTACACGCGGATTTCTTAAGAGAAGTGCTCCCAGCTTTGAAAAAGGAGAACCGAAGGATATACCTTGAGACAAATGGTATATTGACAGCCGAGCTTTTAAAGATATTGAAGTATGTGGATATAATAAGCATGGATTTCAAGCTTCCTTCCTCAACCGGCCTAAGGCCATACTGGGATGAACATTCTATTTTCCTAAAAGAAGCGGCTAAGAAAGAGGTGTTTGTGAAATCGGTGATTATTTCTCAGACACTTTTATCAGATATCAATACAGCCGCGTCTATAGTCGAGAAAGTAGATAAGAATATAACCTTTATACTTCAGCCAGCAAGCAGCAATGGTGGCTTGGAAAAGATAGATCTATTACCGATTTTCTTTGAAAGCGCGAGGGAGAGACTGTCTAATGTCAGAATAATACCGCAGATGCATAAATTTTTAGGAGTAAAGTGATGCGCACTGTAAATAGTGATCTCATAGTTAAGGCAGTCAAGGGGCTTTGCATAAAGGCAAACCTCGAGCTGCGGCCAGATGTACTTTCTGCGCTTAGGCGCGCAAGAAAAAAAGAAACCAGCGCCAAGGCGAAGCGTATGCTGGATATAATTATATATAATGCCGCGATTGCTAAACGCAAACGCCTTCCTATATGTCAGGATACAGGCATGGTGGTCGTGTATCTGGAGATAGGCCAGGATGTGAGGATAAAAGGTGATGTTAATAAGGCTGTGGCAGACGGCGTAAGAGGTGCATATAAAGACGGTTATTTCAGGAAGTCTATTGTAAGGGATCCATTGATGCGTACCAATACCAATACAAACCTGCCGCCAGTAATTCATGTAAAGCTCGTTTCTGGGAACAAGATAAGGATAGCCCTTGTAGTAAAGGGGTTTGGTTGTGAGAATGCCTCAAGGACCAGGATGTTCAGGCCCACTGATCCCGGTTCTTCTATTGTGAATTTTGTAGCTAGCATCATTAAAGAGCTGGGTTCAAAGGCATGCCCTCCTATGTATATAGGTATTGGTATAGGAGGTACGCTTGATAAAACAGTGTCTCTTTCCAAAGAGGCAATACTGCGGCCAATAGGCAAGCATAATAGAAAAGCGCACATTGCGAAACTAGAAAAAGAAATACTAAAGAGAGTCAATAAGAGGGGAATAGTGTTGGGTGTGAGTATCTTGACATACCCGACGCACATTGCAGGGCTGCCAGTTGCGGTAAATATTAGCTGTCATGCTACAAGGGATGCGAAGAAAGTAATTTAAGTTAGCTTTCAGCTGTCAACCTTCAGCTATCAGCTAAGATAATAAATTATGAAAAAGATAAAGCTACCTTTAACAAAAGCTGTTATAAAAAAACTGAAGCCTGGGGAGTGGGTCTTGTTGAATGGACCTCTTCTGACTGCTCGTGACGCGGCGCATAAAAGAATGGTTGAGGCAAAGAGATCGCCTGTTTCAATTAAAGACGAGACCATCTATTATACTGGGCCTACGCCTGCGAGAAAAGGCCAGGTTATTGGTTCTTGCGGCCCGACTACAAGCGCGAGGATGGATGTATTTACACCTGCATTGTTAAAGCAAGGCCTTCTTGGCATAATTGGAAAAGGCGAGAGGTCAAAAGATGTAGGCCGGGCAATAAAAAAATCTGGCGCAGTATATTTTATTACAATTGGCGGTGCTGGCGCGTATTTATCTGAAAAAGTGTGTTCGAGCAAAGTCGTAGCATATAAAGATCTCGGTACAGAAGCGATCCGTAGGTTAATAGTAAAAGATTTCCCGGCAATAGTAGCTATTAAATAATGGAGGATGTATGAGGAAGATAAAGATAAAGAAGAACACCATGAGATTTGCAGAAGGTTCATGCACTATAGAGGTCGGCAATACAAAGATTATCTGCACTGCGTCTGTGGAAAACAAGGTACCACCTTTTTTAAGAGGCAAAGGTACTGGCTGGGTAACAGCAGAGTATGGCATGCTTCCGCGCTCGTGTGGCACTAGGATACGAAGGGAGTCGTCAGCTGGTAAGCCCAGTGGCCGCACACAGGAGATACAGCGTCTTATTGGGAGGAGCTTGCGCTCAGTAGTCGATCTTAAAAAACTGGGCGAGAGGACTGTGTGGATTGATTGTGACGTGATACAGGGCGATGGCGGTACGCGTACCGCGAGCATTACTGGAAGCTTTATCGCGCTTATAGAGGCGCTAGTTTTTTTAAAAAAGGAAAATATTATAAGTGAAATCCCTGTGAATGATTATATCGCTGCAGTGAGCGTGGGAGTTGTCGACGGGAAATTATGCCTGGACTTGGACTATGAAAAGGATTCAAAGGCAGAAGTCGACATGAATGTGGTTATGACAGGCGCTGGTAAGCTCGTTGAAGTGCAGGGTACAGCAGAGAAGAACCCGTTTTCCAAAAAAGAGCTGGATAAGATGATCTTGCTTGCGGAAAAAGGGATCAAAGAACTTATTGGTATTCAGCGAAATGTTTTAAAGATAGATCTGTGATGGAGATCGTTGTAGCCACGAGGAATCAGGATAAGCTCGAGGAAATAAAGGCGCTTCTAAAAGGCCTGCGCATAAAGGTCGTATCTCTGAATAACTTTAAGGGTGTTCCAGAAGTAATAGAGGATGGCAAGATTCTGGAGGCCAATGCAAAGAAAAAGGCAGTACAGGTCTCACGTTATTTGAAAAAATTGGCAGTAGCAGATGATTCTGGGTTAGAGGTCCTGGCCCTTAGGAACAAGCCAGGTGTGTACTCTGCGCGTTTCTCAGGTAAAGGCGCTACGTATAGCAGCAATAATCAAAAGGTCTTGAGGTTGCTTAGAGATGTGCCTGCTGCGAAGAGAAAGGCATGTTTTAGATGCGTGGTAGCTGTTGCTGATAGAGGAAAGATAGTTGGCACAGTAGAAGGTAAGTGCAAAGGCAAGATAGGGTTTGAGCCAAGGGGTAAGGCCGGATTCGGATATGACCCTGTTTTTATACCCGAGGATCACAAAAAGACCTTTGCGGAAATAGGCATACGCAGGAAAAACAAGATAAGCCATAGAAGCAAGGCCCTGGTAAAGGCAAAGAAGGTTATAAAAAGATACGTTTTGACCCGTTCGACTTAGCTCAGGGTCAACCCTGAGCAAGCGAGCTCGCAAGCTTAATTAGTGCGAGCGCGTCGAAGGGTTGACTTTTTGAGGTAGTACTGATAAAATTATACGGCATGCCCAAGTAGTAAGGGGCGTGCCCCGTTCCATTTTTTCAATGAAATTGAAAAAATGGAACGGGGCATGGCTCAGTTTGGCTAGAGCACCTGCTTTGGGAGCAGGGGGTCGCTGGTTCGAGTCCAGCTGCCCCGACCACTGTCCCTGTAGCTCAGATGGATAGAGCATTTGCCTTCTAAGCAAAGGGTCGCCTGTTCGAATCAGGCCAGGGACGCCACCCTACGCTCACATGTGGCGATACTTCGCAGCAAGCTTCGGGTGGTAAACCACTTGACTTTAAAGCATGCTTGTCCTCCGAAGCATACTACAGAGATTGGCTATATTTGAGCGTAGGAGGACTTCGGGTGGCAAAGCCATCCATAACATGCTACTGTGAATAGCTATATGTGAGTGACGGGTGATAAACCATACCATCTTTAAGTGGCATGAGAAAAGTAGTATATATAATTTTATTTCTTCTAGTCATTGCTTCGCTGGTGGTTGGTTATCACTATGCAACAGAACATCTGAAATTGTTTGTTGCTAGATTTCTGGAAGAGAATTTTGAGGAGAAGATTTCTGTTGCTTCAGTAGGACTTGGATTGCCGCTTTGTCTTGAGCTGCGTGATGTGAAAGTAAATGATTCGATCGACATAAGGAATGTCAGGCTTTATCTAAATCCCAAGTCCTTTTTGACGAAAAAAGATTTTATGGTTTCAAAAGTCAAGGTAATAGACCCTGTTGTGAGGATAAAGAAGAAGGGGAAGAAGGGTTTTCAAGTCCTTAATTTTTTGAAAAAAGAAGAAGGCTTGGGTTCTTTAAAAGGATCAAGTTCAAATATTCATTGCTCCAAGGTATACATAAAGAATGGCACCTTGATATACGAGCACAAAGAAGGACAGAGCTTTCAACTAGTAAAGATCAGGGGGCGTGTTAATAGTCCAACTCTTTGTTCTCCAGGGAAAAGCATGTTCGAGTTTGACGCAAGCGGATTTTTTAAAAACAAAGATTCAGACTCCCTGGCGCCTTTGAGCCTGACTGGCATTGCCGGGTCAGATGATACAATAAACGCAAGGCTCCAGGTAAACGACATAAAACTGGCGAGTCGCCTGATAAAAGACCTGAGCGTCGATCTTAAAAGTGACATTGAGATCTCAAAAAAGACTTTAGTGGCCAGATGTTTAGTTGAAGGGAAGAATATGCCAGCTACAGGGAGTTTTATTTTACTTGTTAATTTTAAAAATAATCTAATTAAGATAAAGAATCTACAGGGCAATTTTTTAAAGTACATCCTTAATTAATACGACGCGGTGGCTATAGTGTAATGGCAGCACTAGAGATTGTGGTTCTCTTAGAGCGGGTTCAAATCCCGTTAGCCACCCCAGTTTTCTTGTAACATATTGATAATAAATGCGTTACTGGGATACCCCTGACGAGACGATTATAAGATTTTAAACAGGGGATAAGGAGTGAAAGCATGGATTTAAACTCTATTAAAGAATCTATTGTTACAAAAGTATACCATCTCACTTCAGATACAAAAGTCCCTCTGCATAAACACGAAAAGAATGATGAAATTTTTTATTGTATAAAAGGCTCTGGTTTTGGAGTTTTAGAAGATGGAGAAGTAGAGTTAAGTATAGGAAAAGTATTTATTGTTTCTGCTGGAACAATGCATTCGCTTAGAAGCGAAGAAAATCTTTATGTAAGTTCTTTTCTTGTTCCTGTAGTGGATGATAGCTTAGAATAATTTAAACTACATGCAATATTCTATTTGATCGATGGAGTTGGATAATAAACTAGTTCTAAACTCGCATAAGAAGAGACCCCATGGTTTGACGCGGCCGCCTTTGGCGGCCTTGCTCACCATGGTCCTGAGCAAGCGAACTCGCAAGCTTAACTATTGCGAGCGCGTCGAAGGGCCATCCGCCTCCTTCGTGCATGGGGCGAATCAAAAGGATCAAAGAGCAATTCTTAAAATCCCCTTGACATTTTACAGGATATGTTGTATACTTTTATACAGAGAGTTGTATAAATATATACAAGTAATTGTATGAAAGACTACAGAATAGATAATAAGCTGTTGCTGGATACTATTAGTGCGTGGAATAGGTTTCTTAAGAGAAAGGTGCGCCTTATTTCCTGTGGTGGTACAGCCTTGACTCTTTTAGGAATAAAAGCATCTACTAAGGATATTGATTTAATAGTTCCTGATTTAAAAGAATACGAGTATCTTATATCAATTTTAGAACAGCTGGGATACAAGTCTGTAACCGGCTCAGGGTGGACGAGGGGCGATGGTCTTGTCTTTGACTTCTTTAGAGGAAAATTTGTCCATACTACTGAATTATTGGAGTCACCATTGAAAGAGAAAAATCATACTTTGATCAAAGAATTCAGCTATATCTACTTAGGAGTTCTTAATTATTACGATCTTATAATTAGTAAATTGTTTAGAGGTAATGGTGTAGACATCGAAGATTGCAGTTCTTTAATAAAGGCAAAACAAAAAGATATAGACTTGAAATTATTAGAGCAGAGATTCAAAGAAACAGCCTCTTATGATATTTCAGAAGATAGGGTAAATAAAAATCTAAAGCATTTTTTGAGCACTGTTAAACAAAAAGGATTAAGCAATGGTCGATAAGAGTCTTTTGAGAAGATTAAATAAGTTAGGGTT
Proteins encoded in this region:
- the xerC gene encoding tyrosine recombinase XerC, yielding MLERYIQKFMTYLRIEKNASQHTITNYQIDLKEFDGSIKEKALEKISHVDVRLFLARMKEKSFSKRSVARKMACLRSFFRFLCREGYIKANPATGLQTPKLEKRLPIFLDIDQVVMLIESPDTSDVYGVRDRAILETLYSSGIRVSELVSLNRDRVDFISGVLKVYGKGKKERLAPVGDRALRAMRNYLEKLGSSSIKDKKAVFVNKSGRRMSDRAVRRVIDKYIRKTSLSEKISPHSLRHSFATHLLDRGADLRSVQELLGHANLSTTQIYTHVTTERLKSIYDKVHPRA
- the topA gene encoding type I DNA topoisomerase — protein: MPKSLVIVESPAKANTINKILGKDYVVRSSMGHIVDLPSSKMGIDVEDDFKAQYVTIPRKKKQAAALKKEAKGMEKIFLATDPDREGEAISWHLCNLFGKKKNIYRIAFHEITKDAIKEAFKHPGKIDIDKVNAQQARRMLDRLVGYSISPLLWRKVGRGLSAGRVQSVAVRMIVERENEIRAFVSQEYWDVEAELEKSKVPDSKFTAKLDKVDGKKIKLSKQPEAEKIVADLKKEDFVVSDVQKKQKKKYAQPPFTTSKLQQDAFYKLRFPASKTMSIAQQLYEGLNIGEEANEGLITYMRTDAVRLSKDSTEAAKSYITKKYGKDYIPATPNKFKSKKGAQEAHEAIRPTLPLREPESVKSYLSQDQYKLYTLIWNRFVSSQMSPAVFSVMSVEIKAGRCIFKAQGSQKIFSGFSVVYEVAEEKENNNKGEKILPALEANEKLVLIKLDPSQHFTKPPARFSDASLVKALEDHGIGRPSTYAPILYTVVARNYVKRKEGYFHPSELGMVVTDLLMKNFADILDYKFTAKMEEELDEIEEGKKQKLEIMKAFYGPFEKDLAYAKVNMRKVKGESVPTSEICEKCGKPMVIKWGRLGRFLSCSDFPNCRFARPIPTSVTCPESGCGGRLIERRSKRGRHFYGCSNYPKCRFMTRRLPSP
- the queC gene encoding 7-cyano-7-deazaguanine synthase QueC gives rise to the protein MKKAVILLSGGMDSAVTLFLARKRGYKVYCLIFDYGQRHKKEIGFAKRLAKSDYFVLKIKLPWKNSALLDRKIKVPENRKSSGVPVTYVAARNTVFISFALSFAEAIGAKAIFIGANARDFSGYPDCRPLYFKKFNELVKKATRSRGIKIETPLLYKTKKEIVSIGKKLGVPFELTWSCYKGDRKPCLRCDACRLRAKGFKL
- a CDS encoding type II toxin-antitoxin system RelE/ParE family toxin, with amino-acid sequence MKYKLKIIPKAQKDLDDMIGKDFDFIKRRILFLSDNPRPFGSKKLTNEQGYRVRVGNFRILYRINDSLKEVIIYRVKHRKDVYR
- the dprA gene encoding DNA-processing protein DprA, producing MNDAERFLILNMIEDLGSIRTQALLECFGSAGKIFKAGQKDLEGVGGIGSKIAPKIWHGIREIDVSNELELIKKNNIKIITLLDKDYPKNLKNIYDPPVVLYVMGEIISEDDLAVAIVGSRRASFYGMKTAERLGFELAARGVTVVSGLARGIDSSSHKGALKAKGRTLAILGSGLINIYPEEHRILAEEISENGAVISEYPMLTIPDKGNFPKRNRIINGFSKGVVVVEAAERSGALITADCALQEGREVFAVPGKVDSNTSKGTNKLIKQGAKLAETVEDILEELNLSDRVGRIGIYNNKEYLSPRLDKCESLVYNLLTSEPQHIDELSCALKLRVSEISSILLNLEIKKFARQLPGKNFVKEN
- a CDS encoding type II toxin-antitoxin system Phd/YefM family antitoxin produces the protein MTTLTASEARANLYKLLDKSAESHEPIQISGKRHNAILISEEDWRAIQETLYLLSIPGMRESVRKGLKTPIKKCSKKLKW
- a CDS encoding 7-carboxy-7-deazaguanine synthase QueE, which encodes MSKARIIEMFTSIQGEGLYVGERQLFIRFHGCNISCRFCDEKKRKKDEFSEYEASELIKEIVISGKRNISLTGGEPLLHADFLREVLPALKKENRRIYLETNGILTAELLKILKYVDIISMDFKLPSSTGLRPYWDEHSIFLKEAAKKEVFVKSVIISQTLLSDINTAASIVEKVDKNITFILQPASSNGGLEKIDLLPIFFESARERLSNVRIIPQMHKFLGVK
- a CDS encoding Txe/YoeB family addiction module toxin — its product is MVEWKLVYIKQAQKDAKKLSKAGLRPKAEAVLEILKHNPFQTHPPFEKLVGDLKGAYSRRINIHHRIIYQVIKRYKVVKVIRMWTHYE